From a single Geotoga petraea genomic region:
- a CDS encoding glycoside hydrolase family 1 protein yields MEGLSFPKDFLWGVATAAHQIEGFNYKSDWYEWEKKGKIKDGSSSEKACLSENRYLRDIDNIKNLNLNSYRFSVEWAKIETEKGKYSNKQIRRYKDMILELKKNSIEPIVTLFHFSLPSWFSEIGGFSKVENIKYFTNYVNKVVKEFKGLVQYYIIINEPMVYLTQGYLFGEWPPGENSIEKTYEVGKNLLIMYDKTYNLIKKIDPYTKISIAKHTSVYEPYNKLSLKDRLATNKVRNLFDHVFVDSILKQKILPPFGKEELLNHNSDLDFIGINYYTKRYIKYDNEKNFDIKTKSNHLTDIGREFYPEGIEKVLDRFSKYDIPIMITENGIADEEDRYRTRYLLITLEKIHESMKKGIKIIGYMHWSLMDNFEWVEGTSMRFGLYRTDYNNHLMTLRNSGEIYSKIAKENSISESFLKFIK; encoded by the coding sequence ATGGAGGGTTTATCATTTCCAAAGGATTTTTTGTGGGGGGTAGCTACCGCAGCACATCAGATAGAAGGGTTTAATTACAAATCAGATTGGTATGAATGGGAGAAAAAAGGTAAAATAAAAGATGGTTCAAGTTCAGAAAAAGCCTGTTTATCTGAAAATAGATATCTTAGAGATATCGATAATATTAAAAATCTTAATCTTAATTCATATCGTTTTTCTGTTGAATGGGCTAAAATAGAAACTGAAAAAGGGAAATATAGTAACAAACAGATCAGAAGATATAAGGATATGATTTTGGAGCTCAAGAAAAATAGCATAGAACCAATAGTTACACTTTTTCATTTTTCATTGCCATCTTGGTTTTCTGAAATAGGTGGTTTTTCTAAAGTTGAAAATATCAAATATTTTACTAATTATGTAAATAAGGTTGTTAAAGAATTCAAGGGCTTAGTTCAGTACTATATTATTATAAATGAACCAATGGTTTATTTGACTCAAGGATATCTTTTTGGAGAATGGCCACCAGGTGAAAATAGTATTGAGAAAACATATGAAGTAGGTAAAAATTTGTTGATAATGTATGATAAGACCTATAATTTGATAAAAAAAATTGATCCTTATACAAAAATCTCAATAGCAAAACATACTTCTGTTTATGAACCATATAATAAATTATCGCTAAAAGATAGATTGGCAACAAACAAAGTCAGAAATTTATTTGATCATGTTTTTGTTGATTCAATACTAAAACAAAAAATATTGCCACCTTTTGGGAAAGAGGAATTGTTAAACCATAATTCTGATTTGGATTTTATAGGAATAAATTATTATACAAAGCGATATATAAAATATGATAATGAAAAGAATTTTGATATTAAAACGAAATCAAACCATTTGACTGATATTGGACGGGAATTCTATCCAGAAGGAATAGAAAAAGTATTAGATAGATTTTCAAAATATGACATTCCAATAATGATAACGGAAAATGGAATTGCAGATGAGGAAGATAGATATAGAACAAGGTATTTATTAATAACATTAGAAAAAATACATGAATCTATGAAAAAAGGGATAAAAATAATAGGTTATATGCATTGGTCTTTAATGGATAATTTTGAATGGGTAGAAGGAACGTCAATGAGGTTTGGATTGTATAGGACTGATTATAATAATCATTTAATGACATTGAGAAACTCAGGAGAGATTTATTCAAAAATAGCCAAAGAGAATTCTATATCTGAGTCATTTTTGAAATTTATAAAATAA